In a single window of the Methanolobus psychrophilus R15 genome:
- a CDS encoding UDP-glucose 4-epimerase — translation MVAVSSLSGFRILVTGGAGFIGSHVVDRLVSKNNKVTVFDNLSSGRMDFISHHLDDPDFKLIKGDLLDTDAIGSACKDIDLVFHIAANPDVRLGVTDTKVHFDQNITATYNLLEAMRKSNVKKIAFTSTSTVYGEATVIPTPENYGPLVPISLYGASKLACEALITSYSHTFEMHSWIFRFANIIGDRGTHGIIVDFIDKLRRTPHALEILGDGHQSKSYLHVRECVDAMMFTVTESNYEVNIFNIGSEDATNPTRIGEIIVEEMGLSDVKFNYTGGSRGWKGDVPKMMLEIDKLKEMGWKNEWGSERSVRETVKILVGKGDNT, via the coding sequence ATGGTGGCAGTGAGCAGTCTTTCAGGCTTTCGTATTCTGGTTACAGGCGGCGCAGGATTCATCGGCAGCCATGTGGTCGACAGGCTTGTAAGCAAGAACAACAAGGTCACAGTATTTGACAACCTGAGCTCCGGCAGGATGGATTTCATATCCCACCATCTCGACGATCCGGATTTCAAACTAATCAAAGGCGACCTCCTGGACACTGATGCAATCGGATCAGCCTGTAAAGATATCGACCTCGTCTTCCACATCGCCGCCAACCCCGATGTCCGCCTTGGTGTGACAGACACCAAAGTCCACTTCGACCAGAACATCACAGCCACATATAATTTACTGGAAGCCATGCGCAAGTCCAATGTCAAGAAAATTGCTTTCACCTCAACCTCCACCGTCTACGGTGAGGCCACAGTAATTCCTACGCCTGAGAACTATGGCCCCCTTGTACCGATCTCCCTATACGGTGCCTCAAAGCTTGCCTGCGAGGCCCTGATCACATCCTACTCCCACACCTTCGAGATGCACTCATGGATCTTCCGCTTCGCCAACATCATCGGCGACCGGGGCACCCACGGCATCATCGTGGATTTCATCGACAAACTCCGCAGGACCCCCCACGCACTGGAGATCCTCGGCGACGGCCACCAGTCCAAATCCTACCTCCACGTCCGCGAATGCGTGGACGCCATGATGTTCACTGTTACTGAAAGCAATTATGAGGTCAACATCTTCAACATCGGTTCTGAGGATGCTACCAATCCTACACGTATCGGCGAGATCATTGTGGAGGAGATGGGGCTTAGTGATGTGAAGTTCAATTATACTGGTGGTTCCCGTGGCTGGAAGGGCGATGTCCCGAAGATGATGCTGGAAATCGACAAGCTGAAAGAGATGGGGTGGAAGAATGAGTGGGGTTCGGAGCGGAGTGTGAGGGAGACTGTGAAGATTTTGGTTGGTAAGGGAGATAATACATGA
- a CDS encoding phage/plasmid primase, P4 family gives MEEIIDAAKRYRAAGIIVHPLSSPKDHKPSPGKRPLLSKWQKLATNPTDEELDNYFVKKDYNIGAVCGKASDLMVIDVDWYIKGMWDDILKGVDTSDWVKQHRTAGRWHWLFRFNPALELKHAKPLGIDLLGEAGNVVMSPSIHEAGSVYKMDGDITKRPQIPNKVISSLMKWLNTYQELRMTLNRSRPAFKEFFESVFVKDDLGKDVDGNKIPNPMYHDLSVFRDIEGRQRMLHICAELMANGADQKQMMLFCMMAFGNEFDREKSAYQLKKIDSSATAKTASIKADPVLSQFHSPGRSDTVEDEYRNYYSVDIGANGKAAIKLNLAGIAAGVTKKLLVISYAEQLYIYQEGCYVEGLVAIKSEIQNIAKTVGYTGPLSRVTSEIIHYLTYETPHNEHPFNQIDNMIPVNNGVVKFDFDTGDVELVPHDPKYMFNYKLHADFDQSTMSDEIHEKMITKYVAPEHIDILYQIPAQALLQMASEPYKKAYLIQGDPNAGKSTYLQLLERVFGMENISAESLQSLSENRFAKANLESKTFNIFDDMSDIPMSETGTFKTLTGKRWHSIKKKGKQAYMAPLGALHVFTCNAPPSFDKKVKNDTAFWDRWEYVFFPYWFDKDPDFTVKMFAPENLSGFLYRVIKKMIEIKRNGLVVKSSAGEVREMWSYNSDPIYQFLQEGLDHERKGVNVAKEDLLDSIFRWALANDVDTGKIPSTTTGLTQSGGQVRSVCKKADR, from the coding sequence ATGGAAGAGATCATAGATGCTGCCAAGAGATACAGGGCAGCGGGGATAATAGTTCACCCACTTTCCTCACCAAAGGACCACAAGCCATCTCCAGGAAAGCGTCCACTGCTTTCCAAGTGGCAGAAACTGGCCACAAACCCCACGGACGAGGAGCTTGACAACTATTTTGTCAAGAAGGACTATAACATCGGTGCAGTGTGTGGAAAAGCATCTGATCTTATGGTGATAGATGTTGATTGGTATATCAAGGGCATGTGGGACGACATCTTAAAAGGCGTTGATACATCTGACTGGGTGAAACAGCACCGGACAGCTGGCAGATGGCACTGGCTGTTCAGGTTCAACCCGGCATTGGAGCTAAAGCACGCCAAACCACTGGGCATAGATCTGCTTGGAGAGGCTGGCAACGTCGTCATGAGCCCGTCGATACATGAGGCTGGCAGTGTTTACAAGATGGACGGTGATATCACAAAAAGGCCGCAGATCCCCAACAAGGTGATATCCAGCTTAATGAAATGGCTGAACACCTACCAGGAGCTCCGTATGACACTCAACAGGAGCAGGCCGGCCTTTAAAGAGTTCTTTGAGTCCGTATTTGTAAAAGATGACCTCGGTAAGGATGTGGATGGTAACAAGATACCCAACCCGATGTATCATGACCTGAGCGTGTTCAGGGACATAGAGGGAAGGCAGAGGATGTTGCATATCTGTGCAGAGCTTATGGCAAACGGCGCTGACCAGAAGCAGATGATGCTGTTCTGCATGATGGCGTTTGGCAATGAGTTCGATCGGGAGAAAAGTGCGTATCAACTTAAAAAGATCGATTCCAGCGCAACTGCAAAGACAGCCTCGATAAAAGCCGACCCCGTGCTTTCCCAGTTTCATAGCCCCGGCAGATCGGACACCGTCGAGGATGAGTACAGGAACTACTATTCGGTCGATATAGGAGCAAATGGCAAGGCCGCTATAAAATTGAACCTGGCAGGTATTGCAGCAGGTGTCACAAAGAAATTGCTTGTGATAAGCTATGCAGAGCAGCTTTACATCTATCAGGAAGGATGCTATGTGGAAGGACTTGTTGCCATCAAGTCTGAGATACAGAACATAGCAAAGACCGTGGGGTACACCGGGCCCCTGTCAAGGGTCACCAGTGAGATCATCCATTATCTGACGTATGAGACGCCACACAATGAGCATCCTTTCAACCAGATAGACAATATGATCCCTGTCAACAACGGTGTGGTCAAGTTCGATTTTGATACAGGCGATGTGGAGCTGGTGCCACATGACCCAAAGTATATGTTCAACTATAAGCTCCATGCCGACTTTGACCAGAGCACCATGTCGGACGAGATCCACGAAAAGATGATAACAAAGTACGTGGCACCCGAACATATTGACATATTGTATCAGATCCCGGCACAGGCACTCCTTCAGATGGCAAGTGAACCGTACAAGAAAGCGTATCTTATCCAGGGCGACCCCAACGCCGGCAAATCCACTTACCTTCAGTTACTTGAACGGGTCTTTGGGATGGAGAACATAAGCGCAGAGTCGCTGCAGTCACTCAGCGAGAACCGGTTCGCCAAGGCAAATCTGGAAAGTAAGACATTCAATATCTTTGATGATATGAGTGACATCCCAATGTCAGAGACCGGGACGTTCAAAACACTTACTGGTAAGCGGTGGCACTCTATCAAGAAGAAGGGCAAACAGGCATATATGGCTCCTCTTGGTGCACTGCATGTTTTCACATGCAATGCACCGCCGTCTTTTGATAAGAAGGTCAAGAACGACACTGCTTTCTGGGACAGATGGGAATACGTGTTCTTTCCTTACTGGTTTGATAAGGATCCCGATTTCACCGTGAAGATGTTCGCTCCTGAAAACCTATCTGGCTTTTTATACCGGGTGATAAAGAAAATGATAGAGATCAAACGCAACGGCCTGGTGGTCAAAAGTTCTGCAGGCGAGGTTCGCGAGATGTGGAGCTACAATTCGGACCCTATATACCAGTTCCTTCAGGAAGGTCTCGATCATGAAAGAAAGGGCGTGAACGTCGCAAAGGAAGACCTGCTTGATTCGATCTTCCGCTGGGCCCTGGCCAATGATGTGGACACCGGGAAGATACCCTCGACAACGACCGGGCTGACACAATCGGGTGGACAAGTACGAAGTGTATGCAAGAAGGCCGATCGATGA
- a CDS encoding UDP-N-acetyl-D-mannosamine 6-dehydrogenase → MEIDDIIIIIIIIIIIIGGTMTKLCVLGMGYIGLPTALLFANNGIEVVGVDVNERVVSTLQQGKMHFEENGFQELLDSAMEKESFRASTKVEDSDVFLVAVPTPFDTEFRMADLKYVISACEMVVPHLKKGNLVIIESTIPPKTCEKRVRKILELSGLKASQEFYISHCPERAIPGNTLHEMVNNDRVIGGLDEKATELTRDLYSSFVKGNLYLTTSTTAEMIKLMENTYRDVNIALANELSMLAEDYDINIWEAIEIANKHPRVNIHKPGPGVGGHCIAIDPWFLTENANNSSLITLARNINDSMPIHVLKKVKKMVNGIENPVITVFGVAYKGDIADTRATPALKFIKLAEKEGFIIKTYDPFVKEFEYPILSLEEAVEGSDCIVVLTDHSMFRDIPVKELAGKMSSFNLVDTRNIF, encoded by the coding sequence TTGGAAATTGACGATATTATTATTATTATTATTATTATTATTATTATTATTGGTGGTACAATGACAAAACTGTGTGTGTTAGGTATGGGATACATCGGTCTTCCCACTGCGCTGTTATTTGCGAATAACGGTATTGAAGTTGTGGGTGTTGATGTCAATGAGAGGGTGGTTTCCACCCTGCAGCAAGGAAAGATGCATTTTGAAGAGAATGGGTTCCAGGAACTCCTGGATAGTGCCATGGAAAAAGAGAGTTTTCGAGCTTCAACGAAAGTGGAAGATTCAGACGTATTCCTTGTGGCCGTACCCACACCTTTTGACACAGAGTTTCGTATGGCAGACCTCAAATACGTTATCTCAGCCTGCGAAATGGTAGTCCCGCACCTGAAGAAAGGCAACCTTGTGATCATCGAGTCCACCATCCCGCCCAAGACCTGCGAGAAAAGGGTCAGGAAGATCCTGGAACTATCCGGCTTAAAAGCATCCCAGGAATTCTACATATCCCACTGCCCGGAGCGTGCCATCCCCGGCAACACCCTGCATGAAATGGTCAACAACGACAGGGTCATCGGAGGGCTGGACGAGAAGGCCACAGAGCTTACACGCGACCTCTACTCCAGCTTTGTCAAAGGCAACCTGTACCTTACCACCAGCACCACCGCCGAGATGATCAAGCTCATGGAGAACACCTACCGTGACGTGAACATCGCCCTTGCCAACGAGCTTTCCATGCTGGCCGAGGACTACGACATCAACATATGGGAAGCCATTGAGATAGCAAATAAACATCCAAGGGTCAATATTCATAAACCCGGGCCTGGAGTCGGTGGACATTGCATAGCTATTGATCCATGGTTCTTAACTGAGAATGCAAACAATAGCAGCTTGATTACATTAGCTCGTAATATCAATGACTCGATGCCTATCCATGTTTTAAAGAAAGTTAAGAAAATGGTTAATGGTATTGAGAATCCTGTAATTACTGTTTTTGGTGTGGCCTATAAGGGAGATATTGCAGATACGAGAGCAACGCCTGCACTGAAGTTTATAAAATTGGCAGAGAAAGAAGGGTTTATTATTAAGACATATGATCCGTTTGTTAAAGAGTTCGAGTATCCAATTTTGAGTCTGGAAGAGGCTGTGGAAGGGAGTGATTGTATCGTGGTGTTGACGGATCACTCGATGTTCAGGGATATTCCGGTGAAAGAATTAGCAGGGAAAATGTCATCCTTCAATCTTGTCGATACGAGGAATATATTTTAA
- a CDS encoding UDP-N-acetylglucosamine 2-epimerase has translation MKIAIILGTRPEIIKMSPVIRECERRGLDFEILHTGQHYSFEMDRVFFEELKLPAPKYNLDVGSGLHGEQTGKMLAGIERILLEDTPDVVLVQGDTNTVLAGALAASKLHIKVGHIEAGLRSFDRTMPEETNRIVADHISDYLFAPTQNSKKYLLAEGIPEERIFVTGNTVVDAVYQNLEISKQSRKTLERFGLEEGGYFLTTVHRAENTDKKERLAGILAGFEQIYAEFSLPILFPAHPRTVKMIREFGLQVPEGTQVIDPVGYLDFLQLEGSAKLILTDSGGLQEEACILGVPCVTLRDNTERPETVDVGANVVCGEKSVMLCVKQMMQVGKEWKNPYGNGDAAEIMLKELIGN, from the coding sequence ATGAAGATAGCCATCATCCTGGGCACCCGCCCCGAGATCATCAAGATGAGCCCCGTGATCCGTGAATGCGAGAGGCGCGGGCTGGATTTTGAGATACTGCATACGGGGCAGCATTATTCCTTCGAGATGGACCGCGTGTTCTTTGAGGAGTTAAAGCTGCCAGCTCCAAAGTATAATCTGGATGTGGGATCTGGGCTGCACGGCGAGCAGACCGGAAAGATGCTGGCTGGTATCGAGCGGATCCTTCTGGAAGATACACCAGATGTCGTGCTGGTGCAGGGAGATACCAATACCGTGCTGGCCGGTGCGTTAGCCGCTTCCAAGCTGCATATCAAAGTGGGACACATCGAAGCAGGCCTGCGAAGCTTTGACAGGACCATGCCCGAGGAGACGAACCGCATCGTCGCCGACCACATTTCCGATTATCTTTTTGCACCCACGCAGAACTCAAAGAAATATTTACTTGCCGAGGGCATTCCAGAGGAGAGGATCTTCGTCACTGGCAATACTGTCGTGGACGCAGTGTACCAGAACCTGGAGATCTCAAAGCAAAGCAGGAAGACGTTGGAACGTTTCGGTCTTGAGGAAGGAGGATACTTCCTTACAACGGTCCACAGGGCAGAAAATACTGACAAAAAGGAACGTCTTGCAGGCATACTTGCAGGCTTTGAGCAAATATATGCAGAATTCAGCCTGCCAATTCTCTTCCCCGCTCACCCGAGAACTGTGAAGATGATACGGGAATTCGGGCTTCAGGTTCCCGAGGGCACGCAGGTCATCGACCCCGTGGGTTATCTCGACTTCCTGCAGCTAGAAGGCTCTGCAAAGCTGATACTCACAGACAGCGGTGGATTGCAGGAGGAAGCCTGTATCCTGGGCGTGCCATGCGTTACGCTGAGGGATAATACAGAGAGGCCGGAAACGGTTGATGTGGGGGCTAATGTTGTATGTGGTGAGAAGAGCGTCATGTTATGTGTAAAGCAGATGATGCAGGTTGGGAAGGAGTGGAAGAATCCTTATGGGAATGGGGATGCGGCTGAGATCATGCTCAAAGAACTGATTGGAAATTGA
- a CDS encoding transposase, producing the protein MGEVVYRDKGYFGAVAKGFAATMQRAVRGHPLGINDVLRNERISVQRVPCERVYAVAKEVFKAGKVLVTNVERVNVKMLITAFSFNLHQLRTLKRKGTI; encoded by the coding sequence GTGGGTGAAGTAGTCTACCGTGACAAAGGATACTTTGGAGCAGTTGCAAAGGGTTTTGCAGCAACAATGCAAAGAGCGGTAAGAGGACATCCATTAGGAATAAACGATGTTCTCAGAAATGAAAGGATAAGTGTACAGCGAGTTCCATGTGAAAGAGTCTATGCAGTAGCAAAGGAAGTGTTCAAAGCAGGAAAAGTGCTTGTCACAAATGTAGAAAGAGTGAATGTAAAAATGCTGATTACAGCTTTTTCTTTTAATCTTCATCAATTGAGAACACTGAAAAGGAAGGGAACTATCTAA
- a CDS encoding DNA repair helicase has product MMELSFNQGTIVIYGNARIPNSTWDERSKTFRAMALYYRDIIDYLKNSGISYTDNVLDLLPCPELKSTIELRGYQQKSIDAWIQNSNRGVIVLPTGSGKTVVGINAISLLNTPTIVIVPTLDLLDQWRSKLQEEFKVDVGMLGGGKQEIKALTVSTYDSAYIHAARLGNKFGLMIFDEVHHLPAEGYRQIAEMFASPFRMGLTATYEREDGAHSEINRLVGGKVFEKKVKDLAGKHLSPFKLQKIVVELTENEQMEYEHDQGIFVDYLRKNNIIIRSPSDFQKIVIRSGRDPNARGALLARNKARDIALNSASKIEKFREILKEHNDSRLFIFTEHNKLVYRISKEFLIPAITYKTPGKERSEILDRFKSGAYRAVVTSKVLDEGIDVPEADVGVILSGTGSGRAFIQRLGRILRKKEGKEAILYEVVSAETSEINTAKRRNKALK; this is encoded by the coding sequence ATGATGGAACTTTCATTTAACCAAGGTACAATTGTCATTTATGGGAATGCCAGGATACCAAATTCTACATGGGATGAGCGTTCAAAAACTTTCAGGGCAATGGCTCTGTACTACAGAGATATTATCGATTACCTCAAAAACTCAGGTATTAGCTACACAGATAATGTCCTTGATCTACTGCCGTGTCCTGAACTTAAGAGCACAATAGAATTGAGAGGATATCAACAAAAATCTATTGATGCATGGATCCAGAATAGCAACCGTGGGGTCATCGTGCTACCAACTGGGAGTGGTAAAACTGTTGTGGGGATCAACGCAATTTCCTTGTTGAACACACCAACAATAGTGATAGTTCCAACTCTTGACCTGCTTGATCAGTGGCGATCTAAGCTGCAAGAGGAATTCAAAGTTGATGTGGGAATGCTTGGTGGAGGCAAGCAGGAAATAAAAGCCTTAACTGTATCCACATACGACTCTGCATATATCCATGCTGCCAGACTGGGGAACAAATTTGGTCTCATGATCTTTGATGAAGTTCATCATCTTCCTGCAGAAGGCTACAGGCAAATAGCTGAGATGTTTGCTTCACCTTTCAGGATGGGCCTAACAGCTACATATGAGAGAGAAGACGGAGCCCATAGTGAGATCAACAGGCTTGTTGGTGGAAAGGTATTCGAGAAAAAGGTGAAAGATCTTGCAGGAAAGCATCTATCTCCTTTCAAGCTTCAAAAGATAGTGGTTGAGCTGACCGAGAACGAGCAGATGGAATACGAGCATGATCAGGGAATTTTTGTAGACTATCTAAGGAAAAATAATATCATAATCAGAAGCCCGTCTGATTTTCAGAAGATCGTTATTCGAAGTGGAAGGGATCCAAATGCAAGGGGAGCTCTCCTTGCAAGAAACAAAGCGAGGGATATCGCCCTGAACAGCGCATCTAAAATAGAAAAGTTCAGAGAGATCCTGAAAGAGCATAATGATAGCAGGTTATTTATTTTCACCGAGCACAACAAACTTGTCTATAGGATATCAAAGGAATTCCTGATACCTGCCATAACCTATAAAACACCAGGCAAGGAGAGGAGTGAGATCCTTGATCGGTTCAAGTCAGGAGCGTATAGGGCAGTTGTTACATCGAAAGTCCTGGATGAAGGCATAGATGTCCCTGAAGCAGATGTGGGTGTGATCCTGAGCGGGACAGGCAGTGGAAGGGCTTTTATTCAGAGGTTAGGAAGGATACTCCGAAAGAAGGAAGGAAAGGAAGCTATCCTATATGAGGTCGTATCGGCAGAGACAAGCGAGATCAACACTGCAAAAAGAAGAAACAAAGCTTTAAAATAG
- a CDS encoding transposase, IS605 OrfB family, translated as MYPTKEQQEQFLQHFGACRFVYNWALEQKIKSYEQDSKSVSRFTLNTRIIELKEEHEWLKDINSQSLQGATLNLENAFTKFFREKKGFPHFKSRKNPVQSFSVPQFYKVDFDANKVKLPKIGWVKVKLHRGYIGVGKTATVSRTPTGKFYISILVDDEHEPPIKSIFNEKVTVGIDVGIKDFAVLSSGEKIENPKYLKNSMKRLAVIQRRLSRKQKGSKNKAKARLAVSKIHEKISNQMHDFQHKVSSKLISENQAVALETLNVSGMLKNHCLAQSIADASWSSFVSKLEYKAEWYGKTILRIGQFEPSTKICNVCGYHNGKLTLVDREWKCPECETNNDRDINAAINIKKFALDKQNLIGI; from the coding sequence ATGTATCCTACAAAAGAACAGCAAGAGCAGTTCCTTCAGCATTTCGGTGCGTGTAGGTTCGTCTATAATTGGGCGTTAGAACAGAAAATAAAGTCATATGAACAGGACAGTAAATCCGTATCCAGATTCACATTGAACACTAGGATAATTGAATTGAAGGAAGAACACGAATGGCTCAAGGATATCAATTCTCAGTCATTGCAGGGTGCCACTCTTAACCTTGAAAACGCATTTACTAAGTTTTTCAGGGAGAAAAAAGGATTTCCTCATTTCAAGTCCAGAAAGAATCCAGTGCAATCATTTTCAGTTCCACAATTCTACAAAGTGGATTTTGATGCTAATAAAGTAAAACTTCCTAAAATAGGATGGGTCAAGGTAAAATTACATCGTGGTTACATTGGTGTTGGAAAAACGGCTACTGTATCCAGAACACCAACGGGAAAATTCTATATCAGTATCCTTGTAGACGATGAACACGAACCACCTATAAAATCCATCTTTAACGAAAAAGTGACTGTTGGTATTGATGTGGGTATCAAAGATTTTGCTGTTCTTTCCAGTGGTGAGAAAATTGAGAATCCAAAGTATCTCAAAAATTCAATGAAGCGTCTTGCAGTTATTCAAAGAAGGTTATCAAGGAAGCAGAAGGGTTCAAAGAACAAAGCAAAAGCCAGACTTGCAGTTTCAAAAATACATGAGAAAATAAGCAACCAAATGCATGATTTTCAACACAAGGTATCCTCTAAGCTCATAAGCGAGAATCAAGCGGTAGCATTGGAAACATTGAATGTTAGCGGTATGTTAAAAAATCATTGTCTTGCACAAAGCATAGCCGATGCATCATGGAGTTCTTTTGTGTCTAAGTTGGAATATAAGGCAGAATGGTACGGAAAGACAATACTTCGCATCGGACAATTTGAGCCTTCTACGAAAATCTGTAATGTCTGTGGCTACCACAATGGAAAGTTAACATTAGTAGATAGAGAATGGAAATGTCCTGAATGTGAAACCAATAACGATAGGGATATTAATGCCGCTATTAATATCAAAAAGTTTGCTTTGGATAAGCAAAATCTGATAGGTATTTAG